In one window of Rhodanobacter sp. FDAARGOS 1247 DNA:
- a CDS encoding response regulator: MPTVRILQVEDSELDAELVLAELDADAIAYEVRLVDDEERYLAALEEFHPHIVLSDLSMPGFSGMRALELLRGRDEDIPFIFVSATLGEEAAIGALRNGATDYILKQNPARLASAVRRALDEAEAHRANRRAESELIRAQRFESLAMLAGGLSHDLRNLLQPLLLAGDSLQDYQDDPRLARLGKLVRDCGRRGLDMVHSMLSFARGARRAEQVKLGTLFSAFDLLMQGSVPRSVAMELVIDDPELSFEGNHTELQQCLLNLCLNAIQAMPDGGKLHIETSQTTLDDDFFLPEEQPRNGRYLCISVKDDGPGMEPAVLEHMFEPFFTTKETGTGLGLLSCKRIVGSHGGVMRVESEPGCGTRFDLYIPLEEMVSDALGADGDDDLEGAAERVLVVVEEAGQLSLLADTLDAYGYQAHASQSGTAALQWIEAGGLPDLVVLDADMNLFTGVRTLSALIEQGYAGAVILLTRPGAVPDLQELPPLQHLHMVEKPVTTQVLLRSLRKALNAVISGNG, translated from the coding sequence ATGCCGACCGTGCGCATCCTGCAGGTCGAGGACAGCGAGCTCGATGCCGAGCTGGTGCTGGCCGAGCTCGATGCGGACGCGATCGCCTACGAGGTGCGCCTGGTCGACGACGAGGAGCGCTATCTTGCGGCGCTGGAAGAATTCCACCCGCACATCGTGCTGTCCGATCTCAGCATGCCCGGGTTTTCCGGCATGCGCGCGCTGGAGCTGTTGCGTGGACGCGACGAGGACATCCCCTTCATCTTCGTCTCGGCCACGCTGGGCGAGGAAGCGGCGATCGGCGCGTTGCGCAACGGCGCGACGGATTACATCCTGAAGCAGAATCCGGCGCGACTGGCGAGCGCGGTGCGGCGGGCGCTGGACGAGGCCGAGGCGCACCGGGCCAACCGCCGTGCCGAGTCGGAGCTGATCCGGGCGCAGCGCTTCGAAAGCCTGGCGATGCTCGCCGGCGGCCTCAGCCACGACCTGCGCAACCTGCTGCAACCCTTGCTGCTGGCCGGCGACAGCCTGCAGGACTACCAGGACGACCCGCGCCTGGCACGACTGGGCAAGCTGGTGCGCGATTGCGGTCGGCGCGGGCTGGACATGGTGCACTCGATGCTGTCGTTCGCCCGCGGCGCCCGTCGCGCGGAGCAGGTGAAGCTGGGCACCCTGTTCAGCGCGTTCGACCTGCTGATGCAGGGCAGCGTGCCCCGCAGCGTGGCGATGGAACTGGTCATCGACGACCCGGAACTGTCGTTCGAGGGCAATCACACCGAGCTGCAGCAATGCCTGCTCAACCTTTGCCTGAATGCGATCCAGGCAATGCCCGACGGCGGCAAGCTGCACATCGAGACGTCGCAGACCACGCTGGACGATGACTTCTTCCTGCCGGAGGAGCAGCCGCGCAATGGACGCTACCTGTGCATCAGCGTGAAGGACGACGGCCCCGGCATGGAGCCGGCGGTGCTGGAACACATGTTCGAGCCGTTCTTCACCACCAAGGAAACCGGCACCGGCCTGGGGCTGCTGTCATGCAAGCGCATCGTGGGCAGCCACGGCGGCGTGATGCGGGTGGAGAGCGAGCCGGGCTGCGGCACCCGTTTCGACCTGTACATCCCGCTGGAGGAAATGGTCTCCGACGCGCTCGGGGCTGACGGCGACGACGATCTGGAAGGTGCGGCCGAGCGGGTGCTGGTGGTGGTGGAGGAGGCTGGTCAGTTGTCCCTGCTGGCCGACACGCTGGACGCCTATGGCTACCAGGCGCACGCCAGCCAGAGCGGTACGGCGGCACTGCAATGGATCGAGGCCGGCGGCCTGCCCGACCTGGTGGTGCTGGACGCGGACATGAACCTGTTCACCGGCGTGCGCACGCTGTCGGCGCTGATCGAGCAGGGCTATGCCGGCGCGGTGATCCTGCTGACCCGTCCGGGCGCGGTGCCGGACCTGCAGGAATTGCCGCCGCTGCAACACCTGCACATGGTCGAGAAGCCGGTGACCACCCAGGTGTTGCTGCGCAGCTTGCGCAAGGCGCTGAATGCGGTGATTTCCGGCAACGGCTGA
- a CDS encoding GH92 family glycosyl hydrolase, with translation MTVRLRAVLPRLLGAAFGIAALAPASAHAVQGHAAAVDPRIGTGGDGHTFPGATVPFGMIQLSPDTAMPDFKHAYKWAAGYQYGDSSILGFSHTHFSGSGHSDLGDVLVMPIAGDVRLEPGDPAKPGSGYRSRFSHDSEVVQAGYYAVTLSDYGVRAELTAGRRIGWHRYTFPTGKPAHLLLDLRPSIYDYAGKVLWASLRVHDDGTVTGCRTTRGWAPGRELCFAMRFSQPMTSRELLNRETDVTYKGFAGPGNHAADHDAQNGRALVGVFDFGKLKQPLEVKVAISTVSEANAIGNLDHDGAGWDFDARRAEATAAWDKALAVVDIDAPKTARTQFYTALYHAMLSPTLSMDVNGDYRGPDHAVHKADGYEFYSTWSLWDVYRAQQPLMVLLNPQRSTDFIRSLIAAREASPFGILPVWAYQGLETWCMIGYHAVPVIADAYIKGVRGFDADKALQAMVASATYAPYGDLADYMKLGYVPIDKEPEGASKTLEYAYDDWSLAQMAKAMGKNDIAATFEKRAGNWKNAWDPKTGFMRARLADGTFREPFDPTAAGYGSDFTEGNAWQYSWYVPQDVPGLVAAMGDEAKFVDKLDALFDAKVDPAHFKHVEDITGLIGWYAHGNEPSHHIAYLYDYAGAPWKAQQRLKQIMDSQYAARPDGLSGNDDLGQMSAWYVFTALGFYPVAPGSDQYALGRPFVARAAIHLDGGRTFTITAAPLDDAHPYVGSVTLNGKPLERPMLRHGQIVAGGELHFTMQAQPASSWSATH, from the coding sequence ATGACCGTCCGCTTGCGCGCTGTGCTTCCCCGTCTGCTCGGTGCCGCGTTCGGCATCGCCGCCCTCGCACCCGCCAGCGCGCATGCCGTGCAAGGCCATGCGGCGGCGGTCGATCCACGCATCGGCACGGGCGGCGACGGCCACACCTTTCCCGGCGCCACGGTGCCGTTCGGGATGATCCAGCTGTCGCCGGACACCGCGATGCCGGATTTCAAGCATGCGTACAAATGGGCCGCCGGCTACCAGTACGGCGACAGCAGCATCCTGGGTTTCTCGCACACGCACTTCTCCGGCTCCGGCCATTCGGACCTGGGCGACGTGCTGGTGATGCCGATCGCCGGCGACGTGCGGCTGGAACCGGGCGATCCGGCCAAACCGGGCAGTGGCTACCGTTCGCGCTTCTCGCACGACAGCGAAGTGGTGCAGGCCGGTTACTACGCGGTGACCCTGAGCGATTACGGCGTGCGCGCCGAACTCACCGCCGGGCGCCGGATCGGCTGGCATCGCTACACCTTCCCGACCGGCAAGCCGGCGCACCTGCTGCTGGACCTGCGCCCGAGCATCTACGACTACGCCGGCAAGGTGCTGTGGGCCAGCCTGCGCGTGCATGACGACGGCACCGTCACCGGCTGCCGCACCACCCGCGGCTGGGCGCCGGGACGCGAGCTGTGTTTCGCGATGCGCTTCTCGCAGCCGATGACCTCGCGCGAGTTGTTGAACCGCGAGACCGACGTGACCTACAAGGGCTTCGCCGGTCCGGGCAACCACGCCGCGGATCACGACGCGCAGAACGGCCGCGCCCTGGTCGGCGTGTTCGACTTCGGCAAGCTGAAGCAGCCGCTGGAAGTGAAGGTGGCGATCTCCACGGTGAGCGAGGCGAACGCGATCGGCAACCTCGACCATGACGGCGCGGGCTGGGATTTCGACGCCCGCCGCGCCGAGGCCACGGCCGCGTGGGACAAGGCGCTGGCAGTGGTCGACATCGACGCGCCGAAGACCGCCCGCACGCAGTTCTATACCGCGCTGTATCACGCGATGCTGTCGCCCACGTTGAGCATGGACGTCAACGGCGACTATCGCGGCCCCGACCACGCCGTGCACAAGGCGGACGGCTACGAGTTCTACTCGACCTGGTCGTTGTGGGATGTCTACCGGGCGCAGCAGCCGCTGATGGTCCTGCTCAATCCCCAGCGCAGCACCGACTTCATCCGCTCGCTGATCGCGGCGCGCGAGGCCAGCCCGTTCGGCATCCTGCCGGTGTGGGCGTACCAGGGCCTGGAGACCTGGTGCATGATCGGCTACCACGCGGTGCCGGTGATCGCCGACGCGTACATCAAGGGCGTGCGCGGCTTCGATGCGGACAAGGCGCTGCAGGCGATGGTGGCCAGCGCTACCTACGCGCCGTACGGGGATCTCGCCGACTACATGAAGCTCGGCTACGTGCCGATCGACAAGGAACCCGAAGGCGCCTCGAAGACCCTGGAATACGCCTACGACGACTGGTCGCTGGCGCAGATGGCGAAGGCGATGGGCAAGAACGATATCGCGGCCACCTTCGAAAAGCGCGCCGGCAACTGGAAGAACGCATGGGACCCGAAGACCGGCTTCATGCGCGCCCGGCTCGCCGACGGCACGTTCCGCGAGCCGTTCGATCCCACGGCGGCGGGCTATGGCAGCGACTTCACCGAAGGCAATGCCTGGCAGTATTCGTGGTACGTGCCACAGGACGTGCCGGGCCTGGTCGCCGCGATGGGCGACGAGGCGAAGTTCGTGGACAAGCTCGATGCGCTGTTCGACGCGAAGGTCGACCCGGCCCACTTCAAGCACGTCGAGGACATCACCGGCCTGATCGGCTGGTATGCCCATGGCAACGAACCCAGCCATCACATCGCCTATCTGTACGACTATGCCGGCGCGCCATGGAAAGCCCAGCAGCGGCTGAAGCAGATCATGGACAGCCAGTACGCGGCGCGGCCGGACGGGCTCTCCGGCAACGATGACCTGGGCCAGATGTCGGCCTGGTACGTGTTCACCGCGCTGGGCTTCTATCCGGTCGCGCCGGGCAGCGACCAGTACGCGCTCGGCCGGCCGTTCGTGGCGCGCGCGGCGATTCACCTGGACGGCGGCCGCACGTTCACGATCACCGCCGCGCCGCTGGATGACGCGCATCCGTACGTGGGCTCGGTGACGCTGAACGGCAAGCCGCTGGAGCGGCCGATGTTGCGTCACGGCCAGATCGTGGCCGGTGGCGAATTGCACTTCACCATGCAGGCGCAGCCCGCCTCGTCGTGGTCGGCAACACACTGA
- a CDS encoding response regulator, with protein MNRKDLRTILLVEDSMADAEMAMDALGEAHLANPVVHVEDGVECLDYLFQRGAWAGREPGNPAVVLLDIKMPRMNGLDVLTAMRADERMRRIPVVILSSSREESDLARSWDLGANAYVIKPVDVDQFFDAVRTLGQFWALLNQAPEND; from the coding sequence ATGAACAGGAAAGACCTGCGGACGATTCTTCTGGTCGAAGACAGCATGGCGGACGCCGAGATGGCGATGGATGCGCTGGGCGAGGCGCACCTGGCCAACCCGGTGGTGCACGTGGAGGACGGCGTCGAATGCCTGGACTACCTGTTCCAGCGGGGCGCGTGGGCCGGGCGTGAACCCGGCAACCCGGCGGTGGTGCTGCTGGACATCAAGATGCCCCGGATGAATGGACTGGACGTGCTGACCGCGATGCGCGCCGACGAGCGGATGCGGCGCATCCCGGTGGTGATCCTGTCCTCGTCGCGCGAGGAAAGCGACCTGGCCCGCAGCTGGGACCTCGGCGCCAACGCCTACGTGATCAAGCCGGTCGACGTCGACCAGTTTTTCGATGCGGTGCGCACGCTTGGCCAGTTCTGGGCCTTGCTCAACCAGGCACCGGAAAACGACTGA
- a CDS encoding LacI family DNA-binding transcriptional regulator: MSSHTPIGRKVTLNDIAAGCDVSRATVSLVLRGSPLVNKHTRARVEEELRRQGYVYNRAAANLRRRTSTSIALVLNDLANPFFAEFAAGVDEALAAAGFVTLLGCTGESVAREQAVLGSLLEHGPAGIILSPAEHSKAPDVLAVVGRRAPMLLFNRELGGTLPEFAHWDQLMLDNQHGARLATEHLIARGHRRIAFFGGHHDSSSCRQRHAGYVEAMHAAGLRTEPDWRVECAPTRLDAAHRTEALFAGTLAPTAAVCYNDAVALGLMLGLNQRGLRPGHDFALTGFDDIAEAALGMPPLTTLSAAPHERGKQAAQLVLQRLQQPQAASRRTIAPVRLMVRESSCPPPAA, translated from the coding sequence ATGTCGAGTCATACCCCGATCGGGCGCAAGGTCACCCTGAACGACATCGCCGCCGGCTGCGACGTATCGCGCGCCACGGTCTCGCTGGTGCTGCGCGGCAGCCCGCTGGTGAACAAGCACACCCGCGCCCGGGTCGAGGAAGAACTGCGCCGGCAGGGCTACGTCTACAACCGCGCCGCCGCCAACCTGCGCCGCCGCACCTCGACCAGCATCGCGCTGGTGCTGAACGACCTGGCCAACCCGTTCTTCGCCGAATTCGCCGCCGGCGTGGACGAGGCGCTGGCCGCCGCCGGCTTCGTTACCCTGCTCGGCTGCACCGGCGAATCGGTCGCGCGCGAGCAGGCCGTGCTCGGTTCGCTGCTGGAACACGGCCCGGCCGGCATCATCCTGTCGCCGGCCGAGCACAGCAAGGCGCCGGACGTGCTGGCCGTCGTCGGAAGGCGCGCACCGATGCTGCTGTTCAATCGCGAACTCGGTGGCACCCTGCCCGAGTTCGCGCACTGGGACCAGCTGATGCTGGACAACCAGCACGGCGCCCGCCTCGCCACCGAACACCTGATTGCCCGCGGCCACCGGCGCATTGCGTTCTTCGGCGGCCACCACGACTCCAGTTCGTGCCGGCAGCGCCATGCCGGTTACGTCGAGGCGATGCACGCCGCCGGACTGCGCACCGAACCGGACTGGCGCGTCGAATGCGCGCCAACCCGGCTCGATGCCGCCCATCGGACCGAGGCCCTGTTCGCCGGCACGCTCGCACCCACCGCGGCGGTCTGCTACAACGACGCGGTCGCGCTGGGCCTGATGCTCGGCCTCAACCAGCGCGGGCTGCGCCCGGGCCATGATTTCGCGCTGACCGGTTTCGACGACATCGCCGAGGCGGCACTCGGCATGCCGCCGTTGACCACCTTGTCGGCTGCACCGCACGAACGCGGCAAGCAGGCCGCACAATTGGTGCTGCAACGACTGCAGCAACCGCAGGCCGCCAGCCGCCGCACCATCGCACCGGTGCGGCTGATGGTGCGCGAAAGCAGCTGCCCACCACCCGCCGCCTGA
- a CDS encoding ATP-binding protein gives MKKNVLPRWRMAGLLLAVMVIVALPYVVTRTSIQETQRAAAWVAHSSEIKAVTYQLAYLARDGESASYRLLAGDADQQTQQRAIGADQQIPALIRQLRGLTRDNPDQQTRIGALDNALTGRIVLMKEARAKIARGDTDGARQSLRNAGDLFGISAEIDEIVHTEDDLLASRQAAAREKATDGGVVLALTALAQLFLLAVIVVMSERQIGQRRLAESREGRAVQRSRMIFQAVREPIALFDGNLKSLLVNNAFGELYGMDPAGRAVPLAEIGDGAWNDSVLLQRLNDVLLRDRELWDYDMVQRTAGGMERNVVINARRLQQQDSDVPALLLTVSDVTTRALAEHQVNELNRQLEGKVSQISDVNRELEAFSYSVSHDLRAPLRHIAGFARKLEQQLGERIDDKSAHYLAVIGDSAQRMALLIDDLLVFSRLGRGALRLQGVDMQSLVDEARALAETGAEGRRIVWTIAPLPMVIGDENMLRTVWQNLLGNAVKYTGQCELAKIEVSVRQGRHGNYEFTVSDNGAGFDMQYADKLFGVFQRLHRASEFPGNGIGLANVRRIVARHGGRVWAEAEPGQGAHFHFSLPATDAAGASTESEA, from the coding sequence ATGAAAAAAAATGTACTTCCGCGCTGGCGCATGGCCGGCCTGCTGCTGGCCGTGATGGTCATCGTGGCGCTGCCCTATGTGGTGACCCGGACCAGCATCCAGGAGACGCAGCGGGCGGCTGCATGGGTCGCCCATTCCAGCGAGATCAAGGCGGTGACCTATCAGCTGGCCTATCTGGCGCGCGATGGCGAGAGCGCCAGCTACCGCCTGCTGGCGGGCGACGCCGACCAGCAGACGCAACAGCGTGCGATAGGCGCCGATCAGCAGATTCCCGCGTTGATCCGCCAGTTGCGGGGGCTGACGCGGGACAACCCGGATCAGCAGACCCGCATCGGCGCGCTCGACAATGCGCTGACCGGTCGCATCGTGCTGATGAAAGAGGCCCGGGCGAAGATCGCCCGCGGCGATACCGACGGCGCGCGACAGTCGCTGCGCAACGCGGGCGATCTGTTCGGCATCAGCGCGGAAATCGACGAAATCGTGCATACGGAAGACGACCTGCTTGCCAGTCGGCAGGCCGCCGCGCGGGAGAAGGCCACGGACGGTGGCGTGGTGCTTGCGTTGACCGCGCTGGCGCAGCTGTTCCTGCTCGCCGTGATCGTGGTGATGTCGGAGCGGCAGATCGGCCAGCGCCGGCTGGCGGAGAGTCGCGAAGGGCGGGCCGTGCAACGCTCGCGGATGATCTTCCAGGCCGTGCGCGAACCGATCGCGCTGTTCGACGGCAATCTCAAGTCGCTGCTGGTCAACAACGCGTTCGGCGAGCTGTATGGAATGGACCCGGCAGGAAGGGCCGTGCCGCTGGCCGAGATCGGCGACGGTGCATGGAACGACAGCGTGCTGCTGCAGCGCCTGAACGACGTGCTGCTGCGTGACCGCGAACTGTGGGACTACGACATGGTCCAGCGCACTGCCGGCGGCATGGAGCGGAACGTGGTGATCAACGCGCGGCGCCTGCAACAGCAGGACAGCGACGTGCCGGCGCTGCTGCTGACGGTCAGCGACGTCACCACCCGTGCGCTGGCCGAGCACCAGGTGAACGAGCTCAACCGCCAGCTCGAGGGCAAGGTGAGCCAGATTTCCGACGTCAACCGCGAACTGGAGGCGTTCAGCTATTCGGTTTCCCACGACCTGCGCGCGCCGTTGCGTCACATCGCCGGCTTTGCGCGCAAGCTGGAGCAGCAACTGGGCGAACGCATCGACGACAAGTCGGCGCATTATCTGGCCGTCATCGGCGACTCGGCGCAGCGCATGGCGCTGCTGATCGACGACCTGCTGGTGTTCTCGCGACTCGGCCGCGGCGCCTTGCGGCTGCAGGGCGTGGACATGCAGTCGCTGGTTGATGAGGCCCGCGCGCTGGCCGAGACGGGCGCCGAGGGGCGGCGTATCGTGTGGACGATCGCGCCGCTGCCGATGGTGATCGGCGACGAGAACATGTTGCGCACCGTATGGCAGAACCTGCTCGGCAACGCGGTGAAGTACACCGGACAGTGCGAGCTGGCGAAGATCGAGGTGAGCGTGCGGCAGGGGCGCCACGGCAATTACGAATTCACCGTGAGCGACAACGGCGCGGGCTTCGACATGCAGTACGCGGACAAGCTGTTTGGCGTGTTCCAGCGCCTGCATCGCGCCTCTGAGTTTCCCGGCAACGGCATCGGGCTGGCCAACGTGCGGCGCATCGTGGCCCGGCACGGCGGCCGGGTCTGGGCCGAGGCCGAACCGGGCCAGGGCGCCCATTTTCATTTTTCCCTGCCGGCCACCGACGCGGCTGGCGCCAGCACCGAGAGCGAAGCATGA